The Setaria viridis chromosome 6, Setaria_viridis_v4.0, whole genome shotgun sequence genome includes the window TAATATTTCCAGGTAAGCAGGTTAGGTCATACTGCATGTATATACAGAGAATTAACAATAAAGATTACCAATTTAAAGTTCAAAATGAACTATTCAGCGGTGTAAACAAACTAAATGATTTTGTAGTGGACGGCTTCATCTGCCAGTGCAGAGGGCTGGCAGTTCGTGCATCCAGTTATTTTTTGCCAATAGAGACGATAATTTAGGTAGCATAACGATTCATGGTTTTCGACATATAAGGATACAACACAATTTGACTTTATGCTTTCTCGCACAAGAAGGAAATTTGACTTTGTGCCCAAGTGTCCAAGTCGCGTGATGCTATAGGCTTTGCAAGACTTAGGTGACAATGACTTACGGATCTTTGTAACCGGGCAAGTACGGATTTACATTGCTGTACTTGCCGTGAAATTCCAGACTTTGACTGGATCATGGTATAATCGAGTTCTCCTTTATGGAAACGCTGAAGAGGTTGATTGAAGAAGTATTTGTTAGAAATTTCGTGACTCGAATCTCTGCAATCCTTTTACTGCCTAACCTGATAAAGAAAGACATGTAATAGGATGTTCAACTCTAGTACTTATCAGCGAGCAATTCAATATTCCCCATTTTATGTGCTGATCAAGGAGCCAGGCAACAATGAGATGGATAAGACCATGGACGTGGAGTTGCGCGCTTGTGCCCCGGAGCTCTACTCTATATAAGCAACCAAAAGCCACTCCATGGATGCAGACCAACAACATATCAGCTTCTTGGTGCTGCGACATTGCCCTAGCTAGAAGCAAGGGATAGCCATGGCTACTGTTTCCAAGCTTCTGCTTCTCCTGTTTTACAGCTACTGTTCCCTTGTTGCTCATGCAGGAGACAGTCCTAGCTACATCACTGGTTCTGTCAAGACTGAAGCCGTCTGTTCCGAGCCGAAAGGTTCAGTATATATATTGTCGAAGCATACACACACGCTTAAATGAATTGAAATTCCACCGTTGTTTGCCGTTTAATCGTAACTGTTTCCCTGCTACAATTGCTTCAGCCGCTCCGTCGAGTTCTGCCGGCGCCACGGTAACGCTGCACCATCGGCACGGCCCATGCTCGCTTACGCCCACGAAGCAGACGCTAAACGTAGAGAAGATCCTCCTCAGCGACCAGCTCCGGGCTAGCAACATCCAGCGgttgctctccgccgccgcgaacGCCACCGGCGACGCCCAGAAATTGGAAGCCACCCTACCGACCACCCTGGGAGCCGCCCTGGATACGCTGCAGTACGTGATCAACGTCAGCATCGGCACGCCGGCGGTGACGCAGACCGTCATGATCGACACGGGAAGCGACATCTCATGGGTGCACTGCAAGCCGTGCTCACCGTGCCACGCCCAGGTTGACCCGGTCTTCGACCCCAGCAAGTCGACCACGTACTCCACCTTCTCATGCGGCTCGGCCGCCTGCGCGCAgctcggcgtcgacggcggcgccgccggctgctcgGGCTCCCAGTGCCAGTACATCGTCAGGTACCTCGACGGCTCCAACACGACGGGAACCTACAGCTCCGACACGCTCACGCTGGGACCCAACGTCGTCACGGACTTCCAGTTCGGCTGCAGCAGCGCCGGATCGGGCTTCGAGGTCGAGAAGACCGCCGGGCTCatgggcctcggcggcggcgcgcagtcGCTCGTGACGCAGACGGCGGCGACATTCGGCCCGGCCTTCTCGTACTGCCTCCCGACCCCGCAGGCGTCCTCCGGATTCCTCACGCTTGGcgcgccgagcggcggcggcggcaacttcACGACGACGAGGATGTTGCGGAGCAGGCAGGTCCCGACGTTCTACATCGTGCTCCTTGAGGAGATCAGGGTCGGAGGGAGGCGGGTCAACGTGGCACCGACGGTGTTCTCCGCCGGGTCGGTGATGGACTCCGGCACGATCATCACGAGGCTGCCGCCGAGGGCGTACTCGGCGATGCGGTCGGCGTTCAGGGCCGGGATGCTCCAGTACCCGCTGGCGAAGCCGCTGGAGATCCTTGATACGTGCTACGACTTCGGCAACCTGACCAGGGTCAGCGTGCCGACCGTCGAGCTCGTgttcgacggcggcgccgtcgtcgaccTCGACTTTGACGGGATCATGATCTTCGACAGCTGCCTCGCGTTCGCCCccagcgacgacggcggagCCAGCTCCGTCCCCAGCATCATCGGCAACGTGCAGCAGCGGACGTTCGAGGTGCTGCACGACGTCGGCCGGCGCACCATTGGGTTCCGGGCTGGAGCTTGCTGATCAGCGCGCCAATACATCATGTATACGGACGAGATATTGTCGATGCAGGGAGATAGCGTGTTGACCATTGTCTATCTCGTGTTTGTGAGTTCGCTTGTGTATGACAACGTAACGGGCGTGAAGTGGGTAAACGTAACCATCACTCTAGTACTTCGATTTTATTACATGTTTTTGTGCTTGATTGCAGCGTGATGTAAGCACGCAAATAATCAATCGAAATATAAACATTACTGTCGTAATGCGTGAATAAAATACTGTGCTTTTTATTTGTAGGTAGAAATGTCTATTATATTTTCACGTTCTAAGAACAGTTCGAACATCTACGATTGTATTCATCATTATTTTATAGTAAGATTGGCATTTCCTTGCGACTCGTTTGATCAgtcatcttattcaaaaatttattgcaaataCACAAAAAGATAAGTCAAGCTTGCAATACCTTTCGTAGCAAAGTAAATTATACAAACCAAACAAATGGTACTTACattattttttgaataagatgaatggtcaacCACTACcaaaaaactgagcattggtcatAACCTTTAGTaacggttggtttttgacccgacattagtaccgggtctaacaaCTAGTTCCCCGTTAGCCCCCCAtgatccctttagtaccggttgggggctccaaccggtactatgggtgacctttagtatcggttggagcccccaaccagtactaacttTCCTCCTATAAATTAGGCGTCTTCTTTCTCCTGCCTGAGctatttcctccagctcgggcttcatccattcatggtgaaATAGGGAGGTCCTGCTGGATTTTTggccatttcgtggggattttcactcattcaagtgttctaaaggttagaaacttcatcctccctagATACATgattagtatactaagttttatgctttaaagctagagtaatttgtgatttttagaataaggtacaatgaagaaatttttcatttatatgcatgtgttatttggagctcatatttgtgatttttagaataaactacaattttttggatgctatgtttcgtattagtcaaataAATTGATATGAAGTTAGAGAAAAAAAtttatagtttagtcctttgcaaatatgagcgagataaattgtggtacataaaacataataagatgaaataaaggtatgtaattagtcatttttagaataaggtacaatggagaaatttttcatttatatgttatttttgagctaaataaattgtggggaaaaatataatttgttcatagtttagtcatttgcaaatatgagctaaataaattatggtacatagagatggctactgctgctggaggtagtgtcaatggtgggggcgatcgtcgttcctctcgtggcaaggggaaaaccatagttggccttcatgataagctgaagaaaatgagcacgtgggagagagcaatgcttcgttatttgtaGAGATATCATGAAGATGTTGTTGCGGCGGGTTagaaacctccttttggtggttgttTTGCTCCATCGCCAGTCCCGGGagtttcaggtccactgagtactaccatcgcaggaggcacaaataaaccacatgatgaggttgggtcagtgAAACGTTCATCTTCgctgcccaaggatgcttaaagtcctccaagatagtacttagtggatggtttgtcgtagtgtatcatgttgtttaggtctaaaatttaaatttgtgtatttctatctaaacgttcaacaacatttgagtttgtcgtagtgtatcatgttgtttgggtctgaaatttaaatttgtgtatttctatctaaactttcagcaacatttgagtttaatggtatttgtatcatgtttgttatgtttcatgtataattatATGGATGATCAAAATATCTTTGGTTcagtaatactttgtagatggatcggtaATGTATGTACAGCGTggacaaacgctccatggagtatattaatggcttgcgtggttttcttgaTTGGGTAGAGTCCAACAAGCCGTcatctggtttcatttgttatCCATGCTGAATTTGCAAAAATCAGAAGAATTACTCATCCAAAAAGACTATTCACGTCCACATATATAGTTCGGGATTCATGCgtaactatttcatttggaccaagcacgaggaaagaggagttatgatgaaaattgatgatgaagaagaagatgataactacattccTAACTGGACTCAAGGAGGCGCCTTTACAGATGCTGCACttggcgaggctgaagaagacatGGTTGCAGAATAAGGTCctaccgatgatctaggtcaggtgttgcgagatgcaaaagaagactgcgagaatgtgaagaaGTTAAAGAAGTTTGAGTattatgttagatgatcataagaaattgttgtccccagattgcaaacagggcaCAAAACATTGGGTTGCACATtggaaatgctacaatggaaggcaaaaatggagtttctgataagggttttgatgagttaatgaaaatcataaagaacatgcttccctgtagtaccacgcttgaagcgtttgtt containing:
- the LOC117861353 gene encoding aspartyl protease family protein At5g10770 — translated: MATVSKLLLLLFYSYCSLVAHAGDSPSYITGSVKTEAVCSEPKAAPSSSAGATVTLHHRHGPCSLTPTKQTLNVEKILLSDQLRASNIQRLLSAAANATGDAQKLEATLPTTLGAALDTLQYVINVSIGTPAVTQTVMIDTGSDISWVHCKPCSPCHAQVDPVFDPSKSTTYSTFSCGSAACAQLGVDGGAAGCSGSQCQYIVRYLDGSNTTGTYSSDTLTLGPNVVTDFQFGCSSAGSGFEVEKTAGLMGLGGGAQSLVTQTAATFGPAFSYCLPTPQASSGFLTLGAPSGGGGNFTTTRMLRSRQVPTFYIVLLEEIRVGGRRVNVAPTVFSAGSVMDSGTIITRLPPRAYSAMRSAFRAGMLQYPLAKPLEILDTCYDFGNLTRVSVPTVELVFDGGAVVDLDFDGIMIFDSCLAFAPSDDGGASSVPSIIGNVQQRTFEVLHDVGRRTIGFRAGAC